A portion of the Phocoena sinus isolate mPhoSin1 chromosome 9, mPhoSin1.pri, whole genome shotgun sequence genome contains these proteins:
- the LOC116759213 gene encoding josephin-1-like: protein MSCVPWKGDKAKSESLELPQAAPLQIYHEKQHRELCALHALNNVFQDSNAFTRDTLREIFQRLSPNTMVMTPHKKSMLGNGNYDVNVIMAALQTKDCEDVWWDKLKDVGAIALTNVMGFIMNLPSSLCWGPLKLPLKRQHWICVREVGGAHYNLDSELKTPEWIGGEGKLRKFLKHLLRGKNCELLLVVPEEVEAHHSWRADV, encoded by the exons ATGAGTTGCGTGCCATGGAAAGGAGACAAAGCCAAATCCGAATCACTGGAGCTGCCCCAGGCTGCACCCCTACAAATCTACCATGAGAAACAGCACAGGGAGCTTTGTGCTCTGCACGCCCTCAATAACGTCTTCCAGGACAGCAATGCCTTCACCCGGGACACGCTGCGAGAGATTTTCCAGAGGTTGTCTCCAAACACCATGGTGATGACCCCCCACAAGAAGAGCATGCTGGGAAATGGGAACTACGATGTGAACGTCATTATGGCAGCACTTCAAACCAAAGACTGTGAAGATGTTTGGTGGGACAAGCTCAAGGATGTCGGAGCCATTGCTCTCACTAACGTTATGGGCTTCATCATGAATCTGCCCTCCAGCCTGTGTTGGGGTCCACTGAAGTTGCCACTCAAAAG gcagcactGGATCTGTGTTCGAGAGGTGGGAGGTGCCCATTACAACCTCGACTCCGAACTGAAGACTCCCGAATGGATTGGAGGGGAGGGCAAGCTCAGGAAATTTCTAAAACATCTTTTGCGAGGAAAGAACTGTGAACTCCTGCTGGTGGTACCAGAAGAGGTGGAGGCCCATCACAGCTGGAGGGCTGATGTGTAA